GCTGAATAATGGGGGAACCCCATAGGGCAGGGAGATGCCAACAGTAAGGACTGCTCTTGAGAGGCCAGCTCAGTGGCCAGATCCAGGCCTGCCTTGGGTGTGCACGGTCAGCTCTGGTGGCAAGAATAAGACTGgaacctgagcagaaggcccTAGGGTCCCAGTAGAGACCCAGATAGGAGCCCTGGGGCCTTGGGCCTCTTGCATGGGTGGTGGCTAGGTGGTGGCCAGGTGTGTGAGGGGTGGATAAACAGGGCAATGGAGACCAGGACTCTTATGGGCCCGTCTGATAGGTGGGGTGTCCCTGTTCAACAATGTTCTTTTTCCTGGTTTCCCTCCACATCTTTTCAGTGGGTCatagtgaattttaaaaacattccagacaagggacgcctgggtggctcagtggttgggcgtctgccttcggctcagggcgtgatcctggagtcccgggatcgagtcccacatcaggctccctgagtggagcctgcttctccctctgcctgtgtctctgcctctctctgtctctctttctgtctctcatgagcaaataaataaatctttaaaaagaaaaaaaaaacatgggacgcctggatggttcatcggttgagtgtctgcctttgggcccaggtcctggagtcccgggatcgagtcccacatcaggctccctgtgtggagcctgcttctccctctgcctgtgtctctgcctctctctctcatgaataaataaaacctttaaaaaaaaaaaaaaaaaaaaacattcctgaCGGCCTTAGAGTCACAGAGCAGGGGGGGAAATGTGGTGTTGTACATGGTGTGCCTCCGAGTGGCAGAGGGCACGAGCAAGGGCCCTCTGCTGTTCCCAGCCCCCTACCTTTCTGCTCTATTTGCACTGTCTCAGGCCCCACAGTGGCTCCATCTTGAGCAAGGGGTAAGGGTGTCAGGAAGGAGGCCCTGCCATCTAGGCCGCAGAGCCCAGCACCTGGAGGCAAACACCAGCGGGGTGGGAGCATGTGCCTTGGCCTTTGATGAGTTCCAGTCTCATCAGGGAAGGGGGAGACATTAGCAGAAGTGTCTGCCACATCTAGTGGCATGGGGTCAAGGAAGGTGGTCACTGGGGGGAGGCCGTGTCATGTCGGGTCTCTGAGGGGCAGGATTTGAGACACCAATTTATTTGGTCACTTTGAGTACAGGAATAGCCCCAGCAGAGGAGGCCTAGCGTGGGCTGGGCTGCTGCGCTCCTCTCAGGATGTTCCTACTCCTAGTGTCTGTTCTTCCTGCAGGGCCCGGAGCACCCCAACCCTGGGAAGCCGTTCACTGCCAGGGGGTTTCCCCGCCAGTGCTACCTTCCAGACAATGCCCAGGGCCGCAAGGTAAGGCCCTGCAACCCTTGGGGAGGGCCCCCAGCTGGTAGGCCTGTGCCTGGCTGCTTGTGGACAATTTGAGCAGGTGATTTAGGGAGGGTCTAGCCTGCTGGCCATACCTTCTCTGCTTAGCTCATCATCTTCTTCTAGGGCTCCCAGGGACTGCTGTGCATTAGGCATGCTCCCCCAAGGGAGAGGACTAGAGGGGAGAGGAGGCCTCTTCCAGCAACCTCTTGGGCCAGGTCACCTGGTCTTCAGTCAGGCTAGCGTGATGAGAttggtggggtgggagtgggggcaggacAGAACAGGGTGACTGGGATGGCCTGCAGAGCCACCTCGGCACTGAGCTACCTCTGCACTGAGACTAGGGGGAGAGCATTCTAAGCAGACAGAAGAGCTCAGAGTGGTGGCTTTGAGAATCATGGAGGTAGGCTGGACAGGAGAGTGTGAAGAGTCTAGGGGAGGAgcctgagccccatgtgggggcaATGAGGCCTGGGGACAGGCTGCCCTGGGTAGTGCTGATTGGAGGTATGAAAAAGTTCCCTCTAGCTGCTGTGAGCCTAGCCTGCAGGTTGCTGAGCATGGGGGAGCAGAGAAGCAGGGGTTCCCTCTGGAGGGAGAGGCTGACTTGGAAGTAGGGCAGAGTTAGCCTGGCCCCAGGTGTGGCTTGAGCAGTACAGAGGATGGCAGCACTCACCCTCTGAGGTTGGGGGTCGTCTTGGGCAGTCAGGTCAGCAGGTGGAGTTCTGGAAGGGGAGTTAGGActggagccagaggctggggaccCCAACAGGTGGGGCTCTAGGTCCAGGACTGTAGATGAGGTCACTTAGGAGAGTGGCCCGGTCCCTGCCCTGCAAGTGGTGCACAGTAGGGATCGAACAAAGGGCTTCTCCATCCCTCAGTGTGCCTACAGCTGGCATTTGGTGGGTGGCCACTGCTGCCGTCCTGGCCCTCACTGCTGGGGCAGGTGAgaccagggaaggaagagggcacAGCCAATGCTAGCACACTGGTCCCCTGCTGCTCCTGGGTGGAAAAACCCATGCCCAGGCCTGGGCTTGTTCACCagacccttcctcctctcccGTTCCCCACGGCAGGTCCTGGAACTGCTGAAGGTAGCCTGGAAGAGGCGACTTATCTTCACAGTAGGGACTTCCAGCACCACAGGAGAGACGGACACAGTGGTGTGGAATGAGATCCACCACAAGACAGAGATGGACCGCAACGTGACAGGCCACGGCTACCCTGACCCCAACTACCTGCAGAATGTGCTGGCTGAGCTGGCTGCCCAGGGAGTGACTGAGGACTGCCTGGAGCAGCCGTGACTCCCCAACctggccagccccctcccctccctaccATGCCTGCCTCTGGCCACCAGCCACCCTCTACCCACACCGCCAGCTGGGCTGCCCCTGGTATGGGCGGGCAGGAAGGTGCCTTTCCTCAGAGGCTGCGGTGTGTGTTGGGGGCCTGCCTTCTgccgcctcctcccctccaggcctGGATGTGTGTGGGAGTTGGGCAAGCCTGGGGAGTTGTACTCGTGGGGGCTTAAGATGCAGCTACCTCAGTGTGTggggccctgccctgggcaggCGGCTTTGGGTTCATAGTGCCGGGGGCCTGGTGTGGGGTGAGGCCAGACTGCCCCATCATGGCCTGGGCAGGCGTGGGTTCCGGGTCAGCTTCTCATACCTCAGACATTCTGTTTGCAATAAATGCCATATAGCCAAAGTCAGAGACCCTGGTGTGTTTGTCGGTGGAGAGGCTGTGCGTCTGTGTGCTCGTGCTCGCATGCTGGTGCAAGAAGCAGCACACACCTGTCCTGCATCAGAGCAGGAGGGAGCCCACAGACTGCCTATTCAACCCGCATTCCGTAATGACAGGCTCTGCGGTGAGGGCCAGAAGCCCACACGCTGACCTGGTGCCTGCTCCCTTGGCCCTGACTCCATGCTCCTCGTTGTATGTGCCGTCCAGCCGCTCTGCCAAGCCCTCCATGCCATTCACTCCCCAAGTGAGACGCTGCTCGCTGCTCGTGCCTGGAAGGTGCTGCTGTCTTCTACGTTGTAGAGGAGGGAGCAGGTTCAAGGATGCAGTGATTGGCCCAAGGTCCCAGGCTCGCGGTAGATAGAACTGGGGCTGGAATTGGGCCAGGGCTGATATGACCCCATCCTCAAAGTTCTAATTCTCAACCATCTTGGGAGGATCAAATACTCCAGCCCCCTTCTGCCTGGGGGCAGTGATTgtgcctggggctgcagggacaCTGGCCACATCCTGAGTGGGCCAGGGGTATTTTTGcctccaccagaaaaaaaaaaaaattctgttttatgcATTGGTATAAAGATGAGtatattagggacacctggggtggctcagcggttgggcatctgcctttggctcagggtgtgatcccagagtctggggatcgagtcccgtatcaggcttccagcatagagcctgtttctctctctgcctgtgtctctgtctccctctgtctttctcatgaataaataaataaaatattttttaaaagatgagtatGTTATATATTAAAGCATTTTTCTTCAATCTAGAAGTTTGggttttggggggcacctggctgactcagtagagcatgtgactcttgatctcagggtcttgagttcgagccccatgttgggtgtaaaaatgacttttaaatctttaagaaaaaaaaaagtagttaccctatgactcagcaattctacccCTAGGCGTGTATCCAAAAACAGGTCCACACAAAACTTGTATATGAACGTTCATGGCAGTAtcattcataacagccaaaaagtgggaACAGCCCCACTATCTCTGTCAGCTGAGGAGCCGGGAGACAAAATGCCTGGTCTCCATACAGTGGAGTGAATGTTCTGTAGCCCTCAGGAAGAACAGAGGCCTGCCACACGCTACAGCATTAATGAACCTGGACAACAagatgctaagtgagagaagccagacccAGAACTCTGCATGTGTGATCCCATTGATGTGAAATGTTCCCTATAGGAAAGTCTGCAGAAGCCCAGGGTAGATATATGGTTGTCAAGGGAGCAGGGAATGGGGAGGGACTTTGTGGGTCCAGAGTGTCCTCTTGGGGTGATGCACATGTTCTGTACTtagtggtgatgtttgcacaaccTTGTGAAAACCTACTGAGCTGTAGGCTTtcaaatgatgaattttatggtctgtgaattatatcttaaaaaaacatttttttaaagattttatttattcatgagagcgagcgagaggcagagacacaggcagagggagaagcgagagagagagaggcagagacacaggcagagggagaagcaggctccctgcagggagcccgacatgggactcgatcccgggtctccaggatcaggccctaggctgaaggcggtgccaaactgctgagccacccaggctgccctaaaaaatatatatatatgtatcttaaaaaacagaactaaaaggagTAAAGTAAGTGGGAGACTGGCTTGTCACCTATCAAAAGTCCTTCCTCTGACTCCAGATTCTTCTGTTAGACAAGAATGTGGCCTCgtggagggaaggcagggcaCTGAGATGGCCTGGATCCTGGGGGCTGtcctggggctgcagctgggCAGGTCAGGCGGGGCCTCTGCATCCTGCTCCCACTCTGCTGGGTGGGGAtggaaggccagagggaggcTCCTGGCACCTGGGGTGCAGGAATCTCGAGCATGTAGTCCTGAGCCCGTGTTTCCAGAGACTGGGTCCTCTCGAAGGCAAAGAGGCTGGATGGGACCCAAATTCAGACATGGGGCTCTGGGGGTCCGTGGCATCCGCCTCAGGCCTGGCAGTGGGGCCTGGCACTGGCTTGCCCCACCTACAGCCCTGCCCAGCTCCCTTATGGTAGGCTGAGCTGGTGGGAGAGGGTGGGGTGCATTTACATTTGCAGGTCTTTCCAGCCCTTGGCCAGCCTGGCAGCCTGACTAACCAGCTCCTCCTGGCTCAAGGCTCTGGGGGAGAGGGTGTGGCAGGAGGCAGCCAGATCAGCCCCAGGCTGTGAATGTGGAAGAGGGCTGAGCTGGGGCGGCCATCATGGGGCTCCGCCAAAGGCAGCCTGGCCCAtcgctgctcctcctcctcctcgtggGGACACTGATCTGGCCCCTGCCCTGTATGAGCCTGAGTGAGTAGGGGTCCGGGGATGAATTCACCCGGCCAGACGAAAGGGGCTGGGACACCTGCGGGGGGTGATTGGACTCTGGGAGCCCACCCCTCCAACAGGGGAGAGCAGGTCCCAGGACCCTCATGCCTATCTCCATGGCTGCAGAGCTGATCCCCTACACGCCGCAGATAACAGCCTGGGACCTGGAAGGGAAAGTCACAGCTACCACATTCTCCCTGGAGCAGCCTCGCTGTGTCCTGGACGGGCCTGCCAGTGTTGCCAGCACCGTCTGGCTGGTGGTGACCTTCAGCAACGGTGTGTCATGGTGTAGGTCTGGGGCTGAGGAGGGCTGCAGGGTAGTGGACTAGGCATTGGGCCTTATCCTGAGGGACCCTGAGAGGGTGACTAAGTAACCTGATTTGTGTCTGGGGGGGATCTCTGGGCCCTGAGGCAAGGAGGGCCAGGCTGGGGGACCCTGGACCCAGGGGCTATGCTTTCTGACCCCACCTGTCTGTCCCTTTCTCCTGTAGCCTCCAAGGACTTCCACAACCCACAGACGCTAGCTGAAATTCCAGCCTTCCCGCGGCTGCTGACTGATGGCTACTATATGACACTGCCCCTGTCCCTGGACCAGCTACCCTGTGAGGACCCTGAGGGTGGCGGCAGGAGCATCCCCCTGCTGCGGGTAGGCAATGACCCTGGCTGTCTTGCTGACTTCTACGAACCACCCTACTGCAacaaccccctccccagccctggaccTTACAGGTGGGTCACTCCCTCTGGACCCTGGGACAGGAGCTGTGCTGGGGGGAAGAGGTCTAATTTTGGTTTATTCCTCTGTGGGGTCAAAGAGCAGCACTCATCCCAGCTGGGTGGCAGGCAGAGTGTGGTCTTTCCAGGGGGACTTTCCACAGGGCTGGTGGGAGCAGGGTGGGGTTTCTGGCCTAGAGtcggggggctggggagctgcagCCACTGGCCCACAGGTAGACCTGGCAGGAATCTAAGCCCAGGGCTAAGTTTGGATGCAATTAGTAGGTATGAGGTCATGTGgtaggtggggagaggggccagAGTGGGAGCACAGGTGTCCAGAGGAGGGCTGCCCGGGCCACAGGACAGGACCAGGTGTCCTCAAGGAGTCCAAGTCCAGCTGAGAAAACCAACACAGGGTGCAGGGAAGGTGGATCACTGTATGGGCTGAACTGACACTTCCATTCAtagcctccctctgccccctgcccagcccctgccccgaCAGGAccaccttcccacctcccccatgCCTACTTCCTGGCTCACCTCCTGCAGGCCCCCACTCCTAGCAGCCACCAGAGCCAGCTGCCCTCAGATACAGAGCTCCCCACCTGGAGCAAAGATAACAACCTGAGCTCCTCTGCATGGCCTCTGGCGCCCTCCTTGTGATCCCAGGCTCTGAGTGTGCCCTGACCacacccttccctccctcccttaggGTGTTCGACCCTATTGGGGGCCTTCTGTGGCTTCCTAGATGCCACTTGGCCAGCTTTTCTCCCTTGGCAAGGCCTGGGGCCCCTAGCTCCCTCTgacacactgagccaccctgaggcATTCTGTATGTAACATTTAGTAACTGGGGTCCCCTAAACCAGATGAGGTATCTGGACTGGGACTGCTGGCAGAGGTCACTGTGGTCAGAGAGATGTCAGAGGATCCCCAGAGCATCACCAGGCTGTGGCTAAGCCAGATGTGCCCCAAAAGAGCCTGGCCCAGAACTCCTGGGGCTTGGCCACTGTGGGCACCCTACCCAGGGCAGTTGAGGCTTTGAGCCTCACCTGTTTTTCCTCTCCCCAGGGTGAAGTTCCTCTTGATGGACGCCAGGGGCTCACCCCAGGCTGAGACCAGGTGGTCCGACCCCATTACTCTCCACCAAGGtagtgctgggggagggggtgctctgGCTCCAGTCTGCCCGTCCCCCTGCAAAATGGCCATGCCCAGccagcctctcctcctgctgccaTGAGACTGGGGGTCTGGGGGCAATGTCCGAGTCCAGCCCGTCCCCCAAAACAGAACCTCGTGTGGGTGAGGTAGGGCACTGGGTCAGTCTCATTGACAGAGACAGCTCTGTCCAGGCTCAAATGTTGGTTAACCCTTGGGTGCCCAGGTCCCAGCCCAGTTGTGTGCAGGAAAAGCCTTCCCCTCCAATGCCAGCCCTGGGTCAAGTGCTACCAGGTGGAGAAGGGCTAGGGCATGAAGGAGGCTGGAGTCAGAGTCAGGGCCGTGGGTTCTGGGAGACTTCCCTCAGCAGGACCCTAAGGGACCAGTGATTCACCAGGCCAAGGAAACTGCATATGGAAAGCCAGTGTCTGGTGTGAGGGACAACTCGAAGCAGGCTATAGAGGCTGGGGTGTTGGGTAAGGTGGGCAGCAGGGGGTCTTTTCATCTAAAAGCCTTGAATACCAGACTCCAGGGAGCAGCCACATGGTCAGTCCTGAGGTCTGCTGTAACTTGCCTGCCATGGGCAGGGCAGTGTGTGGGCACATTGACAAGAACAGCCTAGAAGGTTAGACCCAAGAGGCTGGAGCTGTGGGTGGTCCAGGCTGGCAGGGTACAGATGCCTGGCTGAGATGGGTGGGTTCAGAGGCTCTCAGGCCCTGAGTGTTAGCCTGGGTGTGGAAGTGACTGCCCTGGGGTCAAGGGGCAGCCTCTGAGAGCAGCTGCTATGTGCAGGGAAGGCCCCAGGCTCCATCGACACGTGGCCAGGGCGGCGAAGTGGTGACATGATCATCATCACCTCtattcctctcctccctggctgGCCTCCTGCTCCTAGCCTTCCTGGCAGCGTCCACTGTGCACTTGTAAGTGCTGATATCCTCAggggcctccctcccaccctggggAGCCCCTTCCTTCTCACTGGTCCTAGCACCTAGAAGCCCTCCAGGAACCTGGCGGTTTTGAGTTGGCAGTGCCCCTTCCTGGGATGTTCAGGGAATTTCCACCCCAAGTATCTCTCAcctgcagggcagggaggtggcCCAGCAGCTTCTCTGAAGATGGGTTCAGAAAAGGGGCCACCTTGCTCTGCCCTGCCCTTCACTGTATCCTTGGCCCCAGCCTTTCTCCCCCTGGGCCTTGTTTTCTCTCCCATGAACCCTTAGTCACTTCAGAGAACTGATACCAGGGTAGTCAGGAGGTGGGCCAACAGCAGCTGcttctagaaggaaggaaagggggaggcTGTGGGAGGAGGCCCTGACTTGGCAGGCCACTCGACCCAGCAGGGACCCAGTGCCGCCTCCTCTCCCCAACCAGCTCCAGCCTGTGGTGGCCTGAGGAGGCCCCGGAGCAGCTGCGGATTGGCTCCTTCATGGGGAAGCGCTACATGACCCACCACATCCCACCCAGCGAGGCCGCCACCCTGCCTGTGGGCTGTGAGCCTGGTCTggaccccctccccagcctgagCCCCTAGCCTAGTGTCTGGGGCATGGCCGTGGGGTGTGGGGGGCAAGTACCCGGTGCTCATCCCCAGCCTCTGCAcccacctgcctctcctgcttcGCACTTCCCCACCCAGCCTAAAGTCCCACTGATGTAGGAAAGATACTAGGGTTCATAGCCCACGAccgagaaagaattcttgagacgtctttggtgcaaaaagatgactttattaaagcacagggacaggatccaagggcagagagagctgccctggggtcatgaggagtggcccatttatgtactttcaagttgggaggggtttaGGGAGCGAGTTAGCCTCCCAGGTATTTTGGAAACGTGGTTTCCAGGATTCTGAGGGGACTAGCTATTGTTAAGAAAAGGTGATTTATTACTGTTTAGCAAAAATTGTCATAAGActcttcagatgtatatcggtgggtcatatgcttggaggCTGACTGCCAACATATATCACgcgggggtagagataaaggcggtttccaaaggaatttttataccTTTAAGTAGACTTACTGggagtcccggtggctcagcagtttagcaccgccttcagcccagggcgtgatcctagagtcccgggatcccaatcgagtcccacgtcgggttccctgcatggagcctgcttctccctctgcctgtctctgcctctctctctctctctctctgtgtctcatgaataaataaataaaatctttaaaaaaataaaaaaataaagtagacttacagggtcCTGGGGAGGATGAGCTAAGATTGCCTTTGCCCTTAGCATAGTGTCAACATCAAGgcagctagggatccctgggtggcacagaggtttggcgcctgcctttggcccggggcgtgatcctggagacccgggatcgaatcccacgtcgggctcccggtgcacggagcctgcttctccctctgcctctctgtctctctctgtgtgactatcatgaataaataaataaaatgtttaaaacaaaacaaaacatcgaggcagctgagtccctagaggaatgtcactctgcctgtttcaaggacttgtcagtgggctgtaggcagtaaggaaatttagtaatttctcttttgtctttgtttcacaCATCACCACCACTAGCAGGCTTGCCTTTGCCTTTCCTGTTCTGCCGTCCCCAGGGAGCGTCAGGGTCAGGCTAGCATGCAGCCCCACTTCCATCCTTACCTGCTCTGCCTGGCCTCCTGAGAGAGACACTACAGGTAACGTGGAGAAGCTTCCAGGATAGGATCCGGGAAGGGGGCCGTCAGAGGATTGGGCGGGCCCGTCACAGGGTGTATGGGGCCgagcctccctctgtctctccacccCACCTTCCAGTGTCTGGGGCCTTCAGAGGCGCCTCATTATCCTTGGGCCCTTTCAGAAGGGTGGTCAGAAGGTCCGAGTGACGAGATGCACGTTGTGACCGTCTGACCACTGATTCCCCCACGTCCAGCCCTGCTGCACACACAGATGGCTTACTCGTTCTCACGCCACAAACACTTATTAAGCACCTGCTGCATGCCACTGAGAGTGTTAGACATGGGGCCTCAGGCAGAGCCAGTCCTGATCTTGGGGAGCTCATTCACCGCTCTGGACCTGTGATGCCCACATGTCCAGATGTGAGATGTTACTGTTAGGCCTGTCACGCCTTCAGACTGTCACATACCCTCGGATTCACACTCCTTAGATGATCACCTTAAAGAGCTCTCTGAGGCGGGGAGCCTCCCCCCATCATCCGGCGTCCCCGCTAACGACCGAGGGTTCGCAAGGCCGGTGGTTCCTGCTGTGGCCACACGGGGGCGCCGATGCGCCGCAGCTGGGCCCCGCGCACGCGCACTCCTATTCACAGAGCGGCTGGACTCCAGGCTGGGGGCCTCCTGCAGTGACCTGAGGCCTAAGAGCCCCCGCCACGCAGTGGGGTCTCGGGCTCCAGGCCTCATCTCGGCCAAGTCAGATGGCTGAGCAGTCACGCTCCCGCctgagggcctactatgtgctgTCCAGTCTGCACAACCGCCACCGTTCTGTAcattgagaaactgaggctcggcgACTCGTCCTCGCCCTCTGTCCActgccgccgcccgcccggccccacCTCCCGTGCCCTTGGGCTGCTCCTTGCTTCCCCAGCCTGACTGCGGCTCCCAGCATTCAGGCCCCCCAATGGCGCCCAGCGATGGCCCACGTATGCCTGCCCTCTTCAGAGGTGAATTAACAGTGGTCTGGCTCCTCCATCACCAAGTGGTGCCCACGCTGGGTGGGGGAGAGACGCATCTGCACCCAGGACCCAGCCTGGCTTCACCCGTCCAGCCCCGGGTCTGCCCTGAGCCTGTCCCTTTGGCTGGTAGCCCTAACTGCACTTTGGGGATGCCCCATGGCCTAATGGGCCCCAGGGAAACCCACCCTTCACCTCAGGGCCAAGAAGCCAACCACCAATGCAGCTTCTGTGGCTTTAGCATTGCTCCCTCCCAGGAGAACACCAGGGAGGTTTGCTTTCAAAAACCCATGAACCCCTGGCCCCTAGTGGTTTATCTCCCATCCTACCTACACTCCCACCAGCCACAAGACACCCTCCAGGTGCAGGCAGAAGCAGATTGGAATGCAGTCAGGAGCTCAGGCTCCAGCGTCCTGAGTGACATCTGGCTATGGGGAGCCAGCCCGTTTGGGCAGCCACTTTTGGAATTCTGCTGCTATGGAATCTAGGACCCTCCTGACCTCTTGGAATCGGAGAAGGATTAAAAGTGCCTTCCACTCTCACCAGCTATATCCAGCAGAGCCCATCTTGTACTGTCCTGTCCAGGCTGGCTCCAGCACCAGATGGAGAGGCCCTCTAGGCCTGAATGTCCAGCTTGGGGCCTGTCCAGGTGGGTATGGCGAAGAGGAAGAGGCTGGTGTTTGCTGAGTGAAAACATGAATGA
This DNA window, taken from Canis lupus familiaris isolate Mischka breed German Shepherd chromosome 6, alternate assembly UU_Cfam_GSD_1.0, whole genome shotgun sequence, encodes the following:
- the UPK3B gene encoding LOW QUALITY PROTEIN: uroplakin-3b isoform X2 (The sequence of the model RefSeq protein was modified relative to this genomic sequence to represent the inferred CDS: deleted 1 base in 1 codon) — its product is MGLRQRQPGPSLLLLLLVGTLIWPLPCMSLKLIPYTPQITAWDLEGKVTATTFSLEQPRCVLDGPASVASTVWLVVTFSNASKDFHNPQTLAEIPAFPRLLTDGYYMTLPLSLDQLPCEDPEGGGRSIPLLRVGNDPGCLADFYEPPYCNNPLPSPGPYRVKFLLMDARGSPQAETRWSDPITLHQGKAPGSIDTWPGRRSGDMIIITSILSSLAGLLLLAFLAASTVHFSSLWWPEEAPEQLRIGSFMGKRYMTHHIPPSEAATLPVGCEPGLDPLPSLSP